The DNA sequence tgtatgcatctgGTCTTTGTGTAATGGTGAACAGCATCCGATTTCAGTCCGGAAAAGATCCACTAACGTCTCCCCTGAAGGACATCGTCAGGGACAAGTTTTTCCAAAGTCACTACTACTATGAGGGTGGATTAGCAACTAAAATATATGACAGGTTTCTGCACACTAGTGAAACTGTTCTCAAATCTTTGAAGGATTAAGGATTTATGAAGGAAGCTGAATTGATTTCCTTTAAAAATCTCcctctcactttttctctcctcaatccgtctgtctctccctttctgttgtctctttctcaccctgTCCATCTGTCACTCATTTGTGGCTCTATCCCTTGTCCCAAATAGCTTTGTCTCCCAGTCAGTgatctgcctgtgtctgtctatccgtctgtctatctgtcactctctgtctctcagtcagTACTGATGTTCTGTGcgactcagtgactcagtgactcagtgactctgCGACTCTGCGACTCTGCGACTCTGCGACTCTGCGACTCTGCGACTCTGCGACTCTGCGACTCTGCGACTCTGCGACTCTGCGACTCTGCGACTCTGCGACTCTGCGATTCaaactctgtgactctgtgactaagtgactcagtgactcagtgactcagcGACTCAGTGACTCAGCGACTGTCTCTGTGACTCTGCGACTCTGCGATTCAAactctgtgactcagtgactcagcGACTGTCTCTGCGACTCTGCGACTCTGCGATTCaaactctgtgactctgtgactcagtgactcagtgactcagcGACTGTCTCTGTGACTCTGCGACTCTGCGATTCaaactctgtgactctgtgactcagtgactcagcGACTGTCTCTGTGACTCTGCGACTCTGCGATTCaaactctgtgactctgtgactcagtgactcagcGACTGTCTCTGTGACCCTGCGACTCTGCGATTCAAACTCTGtgactctctgactctgtgactcacgCTCCGTCCCTGCCCTtctccctctgctgctgctgggccctctctctctcctgccagATCAGCAGGGTCCCGGGACGCCTCCGCTCCTCCAGGGTGGGGCTGGACGGGAGGGGGCTCGTCCTCGAGTCGCCCGCCTCGCCCCCCACGGAGAATCTGGGAGGGGAGGAAAGAGGGGGATgagaaaagagggaggaggggacggGAGGCAGAAAACCGTCAAGATGTAACACACAGGGTGTGAACTGGCGACGCTGAAATGCACTGATTGATGTGGCACAGCAGTTACAGGACTGGAGTCTGCAACCCAGACTCATTAATATCaaacagggtttaaaaaaaacaaaaaaaaacgtaattaaatgtaattaagttAAGCTGAATAAACTGGTTACACAACTGCacgtaatgagagagagagagagagagagagagagagagagagagagaggcaagcgAGTCACACGCACTTGTAAAGGAAATAGATCATACCACAGCACACAGGGCAGATCCCTAAAAGAGGCTGTAAATGGGACGGATGAGCTCTGTCCAAAAACAGGACAGGCCCTGGCTGATCTGCTCTGCTCCAGGACAGGCCCTGGCTGATCTGCTCTGCTCCAGGACAGGTGCAGAGATCATTTACAGTGTGACAGCCAGGaaaaagggcggggggggggggggggcggggggtagaaATCCCAGGGTATTGACTTTTCCCAGCCATTCAGGAacacataaaattgaaaaaaatggggggggggggggggggggagaccttTAGaagggaaaattaaaaaagggggaaaaattgATTCACACGgtctatgcaaataatgttCAGGGGCCTAGCAACCACCCACTTAATCAAAAAGAGAAACCCTCACAGAAACTGAGACTCATGTTtgctacacatgcacacgcacactcatactcgcactcgcacacagtCTGAGACcgtgggaagtgtgtgtgtgtgtgtgtgtgtgtgtgtgtgtgtgtgtgtgtgtaaagtgtgtgtgagagacacacTCACCGGACGTTAAGAGACGACTCAGGGCTGTGTGATTGGACGGCACTTTCTTTCTTATCCTGAGAGGAAAACGCATCAGTCAGCAACACCCGCCACAGCACAGTAAATACAGCACAGGGAAAGAGCGCAGTGTGTCCTCCTGACCTGCGGAGGCGCTGTGACCGGGAGGCAGGGCGGCTCGGGCCggcactcctcctcctcctcttccgtGACGCTGCTGTCGATGAAATCCACCTGCTCCACCTCTCCGTTCACTActgagaggaagaaaaggaaaaaaatgaagacaagaACACGAAAGGGAGGAGATACCCAAATGCCGATACTTCAGGGAAATAACTCCTGGCTGAGGTGGCCTGCAAGCATATGCTCCAGCGTAGGTGAGCAGACTGAATGACTGTCTACAGACAGAAACCAAACACTACGTCTATGAGTCAGAGAATGGTGAAACCGACCCACTCGcctccacaccctcccccccccccggcgcctATGAACGTTTTGCTTTTGGTTTCTTTGTTACCCTGTCCCAAAACTCGAGGCCCAATCTCTGCAGTCTCCAGCGCGTGCCCCGTCCTCACCTCTGTCCGGGAGCGGgtccttctccccctcctcccgcaGGTTCCTTCTGTCCCGGGACAGCTCCGCCATCCGCATGGAGAGCTCAGAGAAGTCATCTGCAgactgggggcggggggggggggggggggggtggggggggtgtaaaaaGACCGTCCGAATATGAGCCACAACCGGTACTGCTGACTGCGCCCGTGAAACCTGTACATAAAGCTTCAACCGCCATCGACAAAATGGGATTTCAAGGCATCGTGTTCCTGTGATTCAGAAAGGCCTTAGGCTTTGATCCTCTAACAAAGCAGCCAGTTCACGCTGAGATTTAACAACGCACAAAACACAACGGAGGAATCCCGGTCCACTGGAAAGCCGCAATACAGGCTGTGCTGAAAAAAAGAGTCTGAGCAAAACCGTAGTGAATCCACAGGATTAACGGGTGAAACAGAAAGTTCTCGCCCGAGGGGAAAGTGGGGTTGCGACATCTCTTCTGAACCGCCCAAACAGGTTCTGTTCACTCCAGCTTTGGAGGTCAACACGCACTGgacatcgggggggggggggtttactgAACGTGGCTAGCCAATCAGCTTGACTGCGCAGTGATGTGTCcagtttggaatggccaatcacaTTCAGCCgctgcacacactgctgcaaCCGCTGCCATTAAGTGTGCGCTCtccaccatccatccatccatctatctatccatccatccatccatccattatctaacccatgtattcctggtcagggccatgggggagggggctggagcctatcccagcatgcacttggCAAGAGGCActaatacaccctggacaggtagCCAaaccatcacagggcacacacaccactcagtCACACGTTCATACCTACTGGGACATACAAACGAAGGGGAGAAAGTGTACAGAAATGTGGACTACGGGGAACTGAgtgtttctgtaaatatataaacacacgcacaaacacaaagacacatacagacacagacacacacacacatacatacatacagacatgtcCTTGCGTTGTGACACGGACGCGCGTCACATGGTCAGATGTGTCACAAGCTGAAGGCACGATGTCAAAACCGCCGCTGGAAACCTCAAACACAGCGTCAGCTTTTCGCCGCTTCTCCGCACAGCCCCTGTGTCGCCGAGCAACCGCTTCATTCTGTCATCTGGCCTGAAGCGCCGCTAGCGTCCCGACGCGCCAGGAAGTCAGGGTCACGCGCCAGGAAGTCAGGGTCACGCGCCAGGAAGTCAGGGTGACGCGTGCGAGGCCCGGGCCTCAGGCCGTGACTGCGTCGGTCTGTCAGTCGTGCAGACAGAGCAAAAGAGCTCGGCAGGTGTGCCGCTTACTTAAAACCAATTTCCCTCCCTAGGTTCCTGGGCTAATTCCCAGTTTGCGTTCACACGTCAGCTCGTCCCTCCCCTGGAGTCTGCTCTGCTGGCTGCTGCCAGCGCCCGTGCTGACCGCGGGCCGCAGCAGAGACAACATGGCGACCGGCTAGCCGGCTGGTGGGACCGACGGTCACCGGCACAGGCATAGGCActgagcacagacagacacaaagacaggcacagacacaggcatcgacacaaacacaggcacagacacaaacacaggcacaggtaTCAGCatagacacaggcacagacacaaacactggCACAGGTATCagcatagacacagacacaggcgcagacagacacacacacacacacaggcacaggcacaggacCGCGTGCGCTCACGCTCTCTCACCTCGTTCCCAGACCACCTCTTGCTCCCGCTGTCCACGCTGTTGAACCCGGAGTCCAGTCCTCCATACTGCCGGCCCGAGTACAGCTCCTGATCCGATAGGCTGAGGAAGAGCGGACACACCCCCTCATTAGTCACGGGCCATGCCCCGCCCAGGCCCGCATAGCCCCACCAagccccaccaacccccccatcAGTGACGGGCCAGGTCCCAGCCCCGCCATGCCCagctccaccccacccccccccccccagcccagtgagtaacacactccccccccctgctctgtaATAAGGGCTTAGAGCAGAACAGCATGGTGGTTAAGGACCTGCACCTGGCACCCCGCAGCTGCTGGTCTGGTATTCGGGCGCCATTTAACCATAAGTGCTCTCAGAAagacccccccctgcccccccacatACGGACACACAGGAGAACCTCCCGTACAGATGCCTGGAGATacacacactagaacagagcaACTCTGTAATGGCTTAAATATGAAGGCGAGGTGAAAATATCAAAACCCTTCGAGAATCCGAATCCTTTAGTTATTAGAAACCCGTTCTTTACGTCccaaacaaaaatatgattttatagCGGCGCTGAGAAATGTGCCAGTGTTAATTAATGGAAGTGACAACTCGTTAACTCATGGAAAATGTGACTCGTCTTGTTCATGCTCATATTTTTGGCATTACTGATGATAAGGAACCTGACAGGGCTAACTGCGTACGCCACTTCCAGTTACTCCGGTCTGCGAACTCTTGAGGCTGTGCCGTGCTTGTAAAAAAGCACACGCTGCAATGTGATCTGCGCcagccaataaataataaatccaatcgatgtccttaatggccataatgTAGCAACCTTCTGCTtcagttagagagagagagagagagagctgcactgCACTATCTGGGCTCAGTGCCAGCCCttcattctgtcattttatcattttccttttctctctcctctccccccccccccaccctttatCTCATTTGAATGTTGGGTTCAGTGTTCGGCcgttcactccctccctccctccctccctccctccctccctcgcacTCTCTATCCTTCTTACAGGAAATGAGCCAGAGCAAGAGTAcctacacaaacgcacatacgcaccactccttccctctctccctctctccgtccctctctctttctgtcccactccttccctctctccctctctctttctgtcccactctctccctctctccgtccctctctctctctctgtccacctctctccctctctctgtctctctctttctgtcccactccttccctctctccctctctctctttctgtcccactccttccctctctccctctctctctttcagtccccctccctctctctcgctctcgctctctcgctctctctctatgtctctctctcaccagctgTTGAATCCTGTAGGCCTCAGggccctctccagctcctcctgtgTGTTCTTGCAGGCCTCGATGTTCAGGAACTTAAAAATGTGGAACTTCCCTTTAGAACAGATCTGAGGGAccgagagaaagaaagagagagagagagagagagagagagagagagaggaaatcaTCATCAGgtgcgtgtttgagtgtgttaCAGGATACCTGATTCTTGAGAcaggtcaggtgtgtgtgtgtgtgtgtgtgtgtgtgtgtgtgtgcaggtgtttgtggtaCAGGATACCCTCAGGTACAAGTCCAGGTACTGTGCCTGGCACGTTCCAGTCATTAGAAAGCTTTCTAGATCAGAAAGGGTGCATGACTAACCgcaccccacacacaggtgCCTGGTGGAACGCCGGTGTggggctcacctgtgcaggggGGGACTGCAGGGGGTTGTTGTCGAGGTTGATGGTCTGCAGGTGACGGAGGTGGCGGTAACAGACGGGCACTCTGGAGATGCGGTTACACGACACATCCAGGCGGACCAGAGGCAGCTCCGAGAGCTCTGACAGAACgcaggagagaggaagggaagaagAAGATGAGCAAATTTCACTGAtcactgaccactgctccacactgctgctctgctaGCCGTCAGTACACAGGAGCCCCTCTCGGGGTAGTAGGCCGGGTGGCAGTAGGCTGGGGGCAGTAGACCGGGGGTAGCAGGCCGGGGGGCAGTAGGTTGGGGGCAGTAGACCAGGGGTAGCAGGCCGGGGGGCAGTAGGCTAGGGGCAGGAGACCAGGGGTAGCAGGCCGGGGGGCAGTAGGCTGGGGGTAGTAGACCAGGGGTAGCAGGCCGGGGGGCAATAGGCTAGGGGCAGGAGACCAGGGGTAGCAGGCCGGGGGGCAGTAGGCTAGGGGCAGGAGACCAGGGGTAGCAGGCCGGGGGCAGTAGGCTGGGGGTAGTAGACCAGGGGTAGCAGGCCGGGGGGCAGTAGGCTGGGGGTAGCAGGTCGGGTGGCGGTAGGCTGTGGACAGTAGGCCGGGGGGACTGTAGGCCAGGGGGCAGGAGACCAGGGGTAGCAGGCCGGGGGGCAGTAGGCTGGGGGTAGTAGACCAGGGGTAGCAGGCCGGGGGGCAATAGGCTAGGGGCAGGAGACCAGGGGTAGCAGGCCGGGGGGCAGTAGGCTAGGGGCAGGAGACCAGGGGTAGCAGGCCGGGGGCAGTAGGCTGGGGGTAGTAGACCAGGGGTAGCAGGCCGGGGGGCAGTAGGCTGGGGGTAGCAGGTCGGGTGGCGGTAGGCTGTGGACAGTAGGCCGGGGGGACTGTAGGCCAGGGGGCAGTAGGCCAGGGGTAGCAGGTCCAGTGGCAGTAGGCTTGGGGCAGTAGGCCGGGGGGACTGTAGGCCAGGGGGCAGTAGGCCAGGGGGCAGGAGGCCAGGGGGCAGTAGGCTGTGGACAGTAGGCCGGGGGGACAGTAGGCTGTGGACAGTAGGCCGGGGGGACTGTAGGCCAGGGCGCTGTAGGCCAGGGGGCAGGAGGCCAGGGGGCAGTAGGCTGTGGACAGTAGGCCGGGGGGACTGTAGGCCAGGGGACAGTAGGCCGGGGGGACAGTAGGCCAGGGGGCAGTAGGCCAGGGGTAGCACCTCACCCTCAGGCAGCGTGGTGAGCTGGTTCCTCCTCAGGTTGAGGTCCCGCAGAGACTCCAGCTGCCCAATCTCCACCGGCAGAGACTGCAGCTCATTACAGCTCACATCCTGTCGCAGGACAGGGGGGCAGAggcagaggggcaggggggcagaggcagagggacaggggggcagaggcagagggacaggggggcagaggcagaggggcaggggggcagaggcagagggacaggggggcagaggcagggggacagagagggacagagatggGAATAAAGTATGAGgcacaaatgaacaaacaatctTTTGATTCATCGTTCCTGACGCAGTTGCGTAACTGAACCACACACTAAACTAAACTTCGGTACACAAACGCATTAGTGCAGCAGACCTAACACAAAGGGACAGGGAGACAGCAGGTCTGTGCCTGGGTGTGAAACGTgagactggggggtgggggcggggggtcagctgcaggtacaggccgaacggggggggggggggggggggggggcgtaccaGCTGGCGGAGGTGCGTGAGCGTGAGTATGGAGGCCGGCAGGACGGGCAGCTTGTTGTTGCTGACGATGAGGACCCGCAGCAGTGGGAGCTGGCACACGGACACGGGCAGGCTGGACAGCTGGTTACGACTGCAGAGggacacatcacacacacactgttcattATTCATTCACTCACCGTTACAGCCACACACTCCGTAACaacacagcagcactgctgctgaggggtgtgggtgtgtgtgagtgtgtgtgtgagtgtgcgcgtgtgggtgtgggtgtgtgcgcatgcgtgcgtgtgtgcatgagtgtgtgtgcgtgcgtgcgtgtgtgcgtatgtatctGATGTTGAGATAGGtgaggtatatgtgtgtgtgtgtgtgggtgtacctGATGTTGCGGTAGGTgaggtatgtgagtgtgtgtgtgtgtacgtgtgtgtgagtgtgtgtgtgtgtgtttatgtgtgtgtgtgtgtgtgtgtgggtgtacgtgtgtgtgtgtgtgtgtgtacgtgtgtgtgtgtgtgtgtgtgtgtgtgtgtgggtgtacctGATATTGCGGTAGGTgaggtatgtgagtgtgtgtgtgggtgtacctGACGTTGAGGTAGGTGAGGGCCTGCAGTTGGCAGATGCTGGGGGAGACTGAGCGGACGCAGTTGTGGTACAGGCTGAGCGTTTCCAGGGAGATAAACTGACACAGTTCCTCAGGCAGCTCACACAGACGGTTCTTTGACAGGTCTGAAAAGACATGAGCAAACATCACAAATCAGTGCTTCATCACACTCACAAACCTCtctgaataaaacataataaaacacacacagtcttgtATAAAGATTACAAAACCACACTAGACAGGTGATGCACAGGAAGCAAGGACAGCCAGCATCAAAgagccagtgacatcacagcctccAACGGTCCTATGCAGACACGCATTACAGCCACTGACTGATCTGTGCAGGTGCcgacacagtcacacatacaagCAGAGGCATGGCTAGCTGTCCCACACACAGATGATCTGttctgactcacacacacacacacacagatgtgcacacacacacacacacacacacacacacacacacgtacttcATCTATCAGCTGCCAATTCAAAAGCAAAGACGCAGGGAAAATCCCCCTTCCGATGAAGTAGTCAAGAACTCCTTGAAAGAGTAGcacttttggaatgtttcttcaacattctaagtcagtgttctagaactccattgtttttaattagcctactagtagtgattgtgacatcggcattagaattttcagttaagaacattctaatcacgcgtttgtgatctcacagctTAAAGGGTTGAAGGAAAGGAGTCACAGTGGGCAATGGGCACAAGTGTGCTGTCACCACACGCAGTTTCAAAGTTGGCGACCAAGGGCAGAGAACTTGGACATTTTAAGCTCCTGCCCTTCACCTCGATGAAAGGCTCTTTGGTCTTTCTCTccagttttctctctctctctctctctaaatccctcctccctgcagggcACTTCACCCCACACCCTATAATGAGTGGCGACTCTCTCCACCAGCCCAAGTGCGCTCCCTCTATGCCCTGTCATTAAAATCCACTTTTCCCTCCAAAAATACTCCCTGACCTTACCATCGGCCTCCAAAGACATCTCAACACTCcaaagacggagagagagagagagaaggagaaagagagagagagagggaaagatagagaaagagagggtgtatacatttgtgtgtgtgctcttgctCTTGCTCATTTCCTGTTCAGTTCTCTCTTAAATGATTGCAAAACCATACAGATTACTGAAGTAACACTTCAAAATGCTCTGACATAGATGACACCCTGAACTGTGAACTCTACAACTGTGAACTGGAGACgactttaaaatgataaaatccaAATGCTGTGTTTAAATTGTGCATTTAATTATccagtcagtgtgtatgtgtgcgcatgtgtgtacagtggcACAAAGACTTTCTGTTTCTGAGCCTCCATTGTCCTGTAGACGGGGGCGAGAGTAAACAATAGGACTGACCCCGTGACCGACAGAATGCAAGCGGCAGGCCCTCCAACTGGTGGGACCACGTTAGCGGCAAGAGCCCGTTAGCGACCGGACCACGTTAGCGGCAAGAGCCCGTTAGCGACTGGACCATGTTAGCAGTAGGACCCCGTTAGCGACCGGACAATGTTAGCAGCAGGACCCCGTTAGCGACCGGACAATGTTAGCAGCAGGACCCCGTTAACAACAGGACACACTGTGTACCCTGCTgggctctgtgtctctgcaggacTCCCCGTGAATCCCCCAGGCTTCCCAGCCACAGAGTCCCTCCGCTCTCAGTTTGATTTGGCAGGGAAGCCCCTGGCGCAAGCTCGCCCCCTCTCAGCACAGCAGCGACACCcgctcacaccccccccccaccgccctgctgtgggggggtggggggtggggggtgggggggctgaacAAAGGCTCCCGAGACAAAGCAAACGCAGAATGTCGAAACTCCACTCTCCAACGTCCACGTCAGACAGAAAGCATTTCCAGGAAGGCCACAGCCTATTAAACAGGCCAGCAGAGTGTTTGCACACAGGAGCCTCTTTGCTGTAGTCAAACACACAGACGGCAGCGTGGCTCAGGACCGACGGCTCCAGCTTTCAACAAACAGGGAACGCCGGCTAAGCCACAGCTAGCAGTTCAGTTGTACTGGAAGGTGGGAGAAGGAGCACTACACGGACAAAGATAATGGCCAAAAACGGAGGAAATTATTAATGTATCAAAAAGGGTTTAGTTTGCcagtcaaaattatgaaaaaaataagtggtaccttttcatttttcttgctAAGTTTCAATAACGGCTTTTAACTTTACCATCAGGAGTGCCTAGAATCCTCAACCGTTTGCCACCTGTATTTCTTCATAGTTTTGACTGGCAAACGAAGCCCTTTTTAAGTTGTACCGAGTTGTACCCGAAGTTTGATACTTTTACCCGAATTGTTCACGTAGCCCAGTTATTCAGCAGCATAAATGGCTACCGCGCACGTAGGCCCCAGATAACCGCATTCCTgcttatcaaaaaaaaataaaagtactgtAGCAGGTCCAATCCAGCCATTGTTTGAGAACTTGGAACGTGGTACCTGCACCTTCCCGTGTTTTTATCAGGAGGCGGACGCGTTCCCCCCGCTACGAGGACAGTAGGCCACTGGATTTCGAgcctcacgcacgcacgcacgcacgcacgcacgcacgcacgcacgcacgcacgcagacccACGGTCCCGCTGTGGCTACCGCGACCGTGAATGAACCGCaccccgggggggtggggggcgaggtgggggggggggggtaataccTGACGCCAGGGTCAGGATTCTGGGTAACCGGTCAGCGGTGCAAAGCCGGCAGTTCGGTTCGGCGACGCGCTGCGTCGTCGCGACGAATGCGACGGGGAATCTTTAAGCTCGCGATGGAACTTCTGATCGGCTCAACGGGCCGAACAAGCCCAGCTCCCGGTCACTCCCGGTCACGCACCCTTGGTACTGCAGATAAATTCAATTGCACACTTTTCCGCTTCAGTCGCTGCAATAAACTGCTTTCTGTGCAAATAATGACTCACCACAGAAAAATCTCCATCCAGTCACTTCCAGACAATGTCAATTCGTTCTCATTTTTTCTCCATAGTGTTCTCAATCTCTATATcaaattaaactaaataaaacacgACATTCATCTTTTCATGCTGTGGAATACTGAGAGGTGTACTACAAACCCAGATTACATGGTTAGCGAGCTAACTGGGTTTTCTGTATCATGACTTTGACTCACTTTAAATGGGTGAATGAAGCCCGAATGCAGGTTTTGAGAAGCCAGCAGGCGTAAAGAAACCCTGGGTATGTTAATCTTCCTTCCTAGTACACCCCCTAGATCTCAGGGCTGCATATTCGAATTAATCACGTATTTTCTCTCAGATCCAGTCTTGACTTTTTTTGCAGTCTAGATTAAGCGGAAGAGCATAATAAAGTGCAATCTTTGTCTTGGGCTTCTTTACAGCTGGCGAGCGCAGATAAAACGAAGGCCAGCAGCTGCCGTGGTTATCCGGGGAGGGCAAACAGCGGCGGCCCTCATCACAACCGAGGGACAAAATCAGAGCGTAAAACAAACCGTCCACACACGGCGGAACAATGGCCGTCTTTGTGACCGGAGGCTTTGAGGATTTCACGGTTTTATTTCAGCACGGATCCGCGAGAGACCGTTTCCTACGTAACGGGCCAGTACGAAAGGCCGCAGTTCCTGAGGAAGATGAGTGTTTTTTTGgccggaccgcaa is a window from the Anguilla anguilla isolate fAngAng1 chromosome 3, fAngAng1.pri, whole genome shotgun sequence genome containing:
- the lrch4 gene encoding leucine-rich repeat and calponin homology domain-containing protein 4 isoform X3, whose protein sequence is MAAGDGSQLPATIAASRSVEKALEEAASSGALNLSSRKLKEFPRTAKNYDLSDITHADLSKNRLCELPEELCQFISLETLSLYHNCVRSVSPSICQLQALTYLNVSRNQLSSLPVSVCQLPLLRVLIVSNNKLPVLPASILTLTHLRQLDVSCNELQSLPVEIGQLESLRDLNLRRNQLTTLPEELSELPLVRLDVSCNRISRVPVCYRHLRHLQTINLDNNPLQSPPAQICSKGKFHIFKFLNIEACKNTQEELERALRPTGFNSCLSDQELYSGRQYGGLDSGFNSVDSGSKRWSGNESADDFSELSMRMAELSRDRRNLREEGEKDPLPDRVVNGEVEQVDFIDSSVTEEEEEECRPEPPCLPVTAPPQDKKESAVQSHSPESSLNVRFSVGGEAGDSRTSPLPSSPTLEERRRPGTLLIWQERERAQQQQREKGRDGALAKASKTGSSAAAVASQAGSSTGGGSSDSTSNGLRQRSTSDAHTSHPSAPQRSNSRTDTPLSPKASSPPGQAQKPSSFLFRASSRCNVKTSGSVHCLSEMGRSESRPSLRSPREERQDVSQLRKTLESRLKLTLPDDLGEALSNGTILCQLANHVRPRSVSIIHIPSPAVPKLSGAKCRLNVENFIAACRKLGVPEESLCAPQQILEDEGLTRIAQTVQTLLELPASGPRRSSRRDSQGLPPQAPDQNPSNSA
- the lrch4 gene encoding leucine-rich repeat and calponin homology domain-containing protein 4 isoform X1; the protein is MAAGDGSQLPATIAASRSVEKALEEAASSGALNLSSRKLKEFPRTAKNYDLSDITHADLSKNRLCELPEELCQFISLETLSLYHNCVRSVSPSICQLQALTYLNVSRNQLSSLPVSVCQLPLLRVLIVSNNKLPVLPASILTLTHLRQLDVSCNELQSLPVEIGQLESLRDLNLRRNQLTTLPEELSELPLVRLDVSCNRISRVPVCYRHLRHLQTINLDNNPLQSPPAQICSKGKFHIFKFLNIEACKNTQEELERALRPTGFNSCLSDQELYSGRQYGGLDSGFNSVDSGSKRWSGNESADDFSELSMRMAELSRDRRNLREEGEKDPLPDRVVNGEVEQVDFIDSSVTEEEEEECRPEPPCLPVTAPPQDKKESAVQSHSPESSLNVRFSVGGEAGDSRTSPLPSSPTLEERRRPGTLLIWQERERAQQQQREKGRDGALAKASKTGSSAAAVASQAGSSTGGGSSDSTSNGLRQRSTSDAHTSHPSAPQRSNSRTDTPLSPKASSPPGQAQKPSSFLFRASSRCNVKTSGSVHCLSEMGRSESRPSLRSPREERQDVSQLRKTLESRLKLTLPDDLGEALSNGTILCQLANHVRPRSVSIIHIPSPAVPKLSGAKCRLNVENFIAACRKLGVPEADLCLSSDVLSCKLPAVIGTVEALLRRETPPPPPCSPLSPGFLLFYCLAMALLYLLYCQLTA
- the lrch4 gene encoding leucine-rich repeat and calponin homology domain-containing protein 4 isoform X2; translated protein: MAAGDGSQLPATIAASRSVEKALEEAASSGALNLSSRKLKEFPRTAKNYDLSDITHADLSKNRLCELPEELCQFISLETLSLYHNCVRSVSPSICQLQALTYLNVSRNQLSSLPVSVCQLPLLRVLIVSNNKLPVLPASILTLTHLRQLDVSCNELQSLPVEIGQLESLRDLNLRRNQLTTLPEELSELPLVRLDVSCNRISRVPVCYRHLRHLQTINLDNNPLQSPPAQICSKGKFHIFKFLNIEACKNTQEELERALRPTGFNSCLSDQELYSGRQYGGLDSGFNSVDSGSKRWSGNESADDFSELSMRMAELSRDRRNLREEGEKDPLPDRVNGEVEQVDFIDSSVTEEEEEECRPEPPCLPVTAPPQDKKESAVQSHSPESSLNVRFSVGGEAGDSRTSPLPSSPTLEERRRPGTLLIWQERERAQQQQREKGRDGALAKASKTGSSAAAVASQAGSSTGGGSSDSTSNGLRQRSTSDAHTSHPSAPQRSNSRTDTPLSPKASSPPGQAQKPSSFLFRASSRCNVKTSGSVHCLSEMGRSESRPSLRSPREERQDVSQLRKTLESRLKLTLPDDLGEALSNGTILCQLANHVRPRSVSIIHIPSPAVPKLSGAKCRLNVENFIAACRKLGVPEADLCLSSDVLSCKLPAVIGTVEALLRRETPPPPPCSPLSPGFLLFYCLAMALLYLLYCQLTA